The genomic interval TGTTGGCGGAGCCGGCGATGAAGTTGCCTTCCATCATCAGCATGCAGTAGATCGCTTCGTGAACGCCGGCGGCGCCCAGGGAGTGACCCGACAGGCTCTTGGTGGAGCTGATGGCCGGCGCCTTGTCACCGAAGACTTCACGCACGCCTTTCATTTCCGCCACGTCGCCGACCGGAGTCGAGGTGCCGTGGGTGTTCAGGTAGTCGATCGGGGTGTCGACGGTGGACAGCGCCTGCTGCATGCAGCGGATCGCGCCTTCGCCGCTCGGGGCCACCATGTCGTAGCCGTCGGAGGTCGCGCCGTAGCCGACGATTTCCGCGTAGATCTTCGCGCCGCGGGCCAGGGCGTGCTCCAGCTCCTCGACCACCACCATGCCGCCGCCGCCGGCGATGACGAAGCCGTCACGGTCGGCGTCGTAGGCGCGGGAGGCCTTTTCCGGGGTGTCGTTGCGCTTGCTGGACAGGGCGCCCATGGCGTCGAACAGGAACGACTGGCTCCAGTGCTCTTCTTCGCCGCCGCCGGCGAAGACGATGTCCTGCTTGCCCATCTGGATCTGTTCCATCGCGGTGCCGATGCAGTGGGCGCTGGTGGCGCAGGCGGAGGCGATGGAGTAGTTCAGGCCCTTGATCTTGAACGGGGTGGCCAGGCAGGCCGACACGGTGCTGCTCATGGTGCGGGTCACGCGGTACGGGCCGACGCGCTTGACGCCTTTCTCGCGCAGGATGTCCAGCGCTTCCATCTGGTTCAGGGTGGAGGCGCCGCCGGAGCCGGCGATCAGGCCGGTGCGCGGGTTGGACACCTGCTCTTCGGTCAGGCCGGAGTCCTTGATCGCGTCAGCCATCGCCAGGTAGGCGTAGGCGGCTGCATGGCCGACGAAACGGTAGACCTTGCGGTCGATCAGTTCTTCGAGGTTGAGGTCGATGGAGCCGGAAACCTGGCTACGCAGACCCATTTCGGCGTATTCCGGGTTGAACCGGATGCCAGGGCGGCTTGCACGCAGGTTGGCGGAGACGGTCTCTTTGTCATTGCCCAGGCAAGAAACGATGCCCAGACCAGTGATAACGACGCGGCGCATGCGGATAACCCTTAGAAGTTGTCAGTGGAGGTGAATACGCCGACCCGTAGGCCTTCGGCGGTGTAGATTTCGCGACCGTCGACGCTGACCGAACCATCGGCGATGGCCATGTTCAGCTTGCCCTTGAGGACGCGCTTGATATGAATGTTGTAGGTGACTTTGCTGGCGGTCGGCAGCACCTGGCCGAAGAACTTCACTTCGCCCGAACCCAGCGCACGGCCGCGGCCCGGCAGGCCTTGCCAGCCCAGGAAGAAACCGACCAGTTGCCACATGGCGTCGAGGCCCAGGCAGCCCGGCATCACCGGATCGCCTTCGAAATGGCAGGCGAAGAACCACAGGTCCGGGGTGATGTCCAGCTCGGCGACCAATTCACCTTTGCCGTACTTGCCGCCTTCTTCGCAGATGTGGGTGATGCGATCCACCATCAGCATGTTCGGGGCGGGCAGTTGCGCGTTACCTGGGCCGAACAGCTCACCGCGACTGCAGCGCAGCAGGTCTTCCCGGGTAAAGGCGTTTTGTTTGGTCATGCGAGCTCCTCAATAGTCCCATGCGGCAGGTGGGGCGTTCTTCCCGGCCGACCGAAGCGTTCATGCCTCGATCCGGCAGCCTACTCATAGACTATTGCGTTGTGGTGAAAGTCACAGCACCAAGGACATGAATGTACACTTGTGCACTGAAATATTTATTCAAGCCCCTTTTGAGGCCCGTTCGGGAGCCTAAGACTGCCGCACTTTCGCTTTTCACGCCAGTCGCAGATGGTTGAAAGGCTGTCCCTTACTGCACCCAGCGCTGCATGATCTGCTGCAAATCGTTGCGTTTGAACGGCTTGGCCAGATAGTCGTTCATCCCCGCCGACAGGCAGTTTTCCCGGTCGCCCTGCAACGCGTTGGCGGTCAGCGCGATGATCGGCACGTCGTTGCAGGCGGGCAGGCGGCGGATCTGGCGCGTCGCCTCGTAGCCGTCGATCACCGGCAGCCGGCAATCCATCAGGATAGCCTCGAATCGCTGCCCGTCGGCGCACCGCACCGCTTGCGCACCGTCGGTGGCGATGCTGACGGCAAAGCCCAGGCTGCGCAGCATCGCTTCGATCACGGTCTGGTTGACCGGGTTGTCCTCCACCAGCAGCACCTTGCGCCCCTCGCCGTGGCCGTCGCCGGCGGGCAGGCGCGGCGCCGCCAGCGTCGGCAACGCCTGCTTATATATGGCCAAGGGGATTTCCAGGGTAAACACCGAACCGCGGCCTTCCTCGCTCTGCGCCCGCAGGGTGCCGCCCATCCGTTCGGCGAGGGTGCGGGCGATCGGCAGCCCCAGCCCCGTCCCGCCGTAACGCCGGGAGATCGAACTGTCGGCCTGCTGGAATGCGTTGAACATCAGCTCCAGGCTTTGCGGGGAAATGCCGATGCCGCTGTCGCGCACCGAGCAGGTGAACCAGAGC from Pseudomonas ekonensis carries:
- the fabB gene encoding beta-ketoacyl-ACP synthase I, whose amino-acid sequence is MRRVVITGLGIVSCLGNDKETVSANLRASRPGIRFNPEYAEMGLRSQVSGSIDLNLEELIDRKVYRFVGHAAAYAYLAMADAIKDSGLTEEQVSNPRTGLIAGSGGASTLNQMEALDILREKGVKRVGPYRVTRTMSSTVSACLATPFKIKGLNYSIASACATSAHCIGTAMEQIQMGKQDIVFAGGGEEEHWSQSFLFDAMGALSSKRNDTPEKASRAYDADRDGFVIAGGGGMVVVEELEHALARGAKIYAEIVGYGATSDGYDMVAPSGEGAIRCMQQALSTVDTPIDYLNTHGTSTPVGDVAEMKGVREVFGDKAPAISSTKSLSGHSLGAAGVHEAIYCMLMMEGNFIAGSANIDELDPEVADLPVLTQTRENAKIDTVMSNSFGFGGTNATLVLKRWTGK
- the fabA gene encoding 3-hydroxyacyl-[acyl-carrier-protein] dehydratase FabA — its product is MTKQNAFTREDLLRCSRGELFGPGNAQLPAPNMLMVDRITHICEEGGKYGKGELVAELDITPDLWFFACHFEGDPVMPGCLGLDAMWQLVGFFLGWQGLPGRGRALGSGEVKFFGQVLPTASKVTYNIHIKRVLKGKLNMAIADGSVSVDGREIYTAEGLRVGVFTSTDNF